A genomic region of bacterium contains the following coding sequences:
- a CDS encoding nucleotidyltransferase domain-containing protein, which yields MESSGLTALQERCGVSWNNINRCRDQALEQQRKLESLLNEKRLVPADTCLVVFGSLARREWTSSSDLDWTLLVDGPVDPAHATAIEKIKALLAEERYIEPGPTGTFGSPVFSHQLVHRIGGEEDSNRNTTQRILLLIESAAPVGPIVRERVVRQLLKRYVDDDNAFRPPRKIKPYVPHFFLNDVVRYWRTMGVDLVQKLHSRGGDEWALRSFKLRMSRKLLFAAGLTMSLDCKLNPSERLRSQIDSGGDLPTAMASELFEYVDRSPLEILAGLALRVDAIEAAKSIFGAYDDFLGVLSNEEDRQHLKTLTIEDAPSDKRFNASRETARRYQEGLEELFFGSEPELASATKEYGVF from the coding sequence GGCCTGACGGCACTTCAAGAGCGGTGTGGAGTGTCGTGGAACAACATCAACCGTTGTCGCGATCAGGCACTCGAGCAGCAGCGCAAGCTGGAGAGCCTCCTGAACGAGAAGCGTCTGGTGCCGGCGGACACCTGTTTGGTGGTGTTCGGGTCCCTGGCCCGTCGTGAATGGACCTCAAGTAGCGACCTGGATTGGACACTTCTCGTGGATGGCCCGGTCGATCCCGCCCACGCGACCGCCATCGAGAAGATCAAGGCCCTTCTTGCCGAAGAGCGGTACATCGAGCCCGGTCCGACGGGGACGTTCGGCAGCCCGGTGTTCAGCCATCAGCTCGTCCATCGGATCGGCGGAGAGGAAGATTCCAACCGCAACACGACTCAGAGGATCCTGCTCCTGATCGAATCGGCTGCACCGGTCGGGCCAATCGTTCGCGAACGGGTCGTTCGACAACTACTGAAGCGATACGTCGACGATGACAATGCGTTCCGGCCGCCGCGCAAGATCAAGCCCTACGTGCCGCACTTCTTTCTGAACGATGTGGTCCGGTACTGGCGAACGATGGGCGTCGATCTCGTTCAGAAGCTCCACTCCCGCGGAGGGGACGAGTGGGCCCTTCGGAGCTTCAAGCTGCGCATGTCCAGGAAGCTGCTGTTCGCGGCGGGTCTCACGATGTCGCTCGACTGCAAGCTGAACCCCTCCGAGCGCCTGCGGAGCCAGATCGATTCTGGAGGGGACCTTCCTACAGCGATGGCCTCCGAGCTGTTCGAGTACGTGGACCGATCGCCTCTCGAGATCCTCGCCGGGCTGGCTCTGAGAGTGGACGCCATCGAAGCCGCGAAATCGATCTTCGGTGCCTACGACGATTTCCTTGGTGTCTTGTCCAATGAGGAGGATCGGCAACACCTGAAGACACTGACGATCGAGGACGCGCCGTCAGACAAGCGATTCAACGCCTCAAGAGAGACGGCGAGGCGGTATCAAGAAGGCCTCGAAGAGCTATTCTTTGGCTCGGAGCCGGAGTTGGCCAGTGCCACCAAGGAGTACGGGGTTTTCTGA